The nucleotide sequence GATCTCGTTGAGCAGGCCGCCGATGCGCTCCGAGGGCGAGTCACCAAGCGGGATTGCGCCTTGGTGGTGGATGCCTTCCTCGACGCCGTGAAGGACACGCTGGTGGGTGGCGACAACATCGAGATCCGGGGCTTCGGCACCTTCAAGGTGCGGCACCGCAAGGCACGCACGGCCCGCAACCCCAGAACGGGCGAGGCGGTGGCGGTTCCACCGCGTGTTGCGCCGGTCTTCAAGCCATCGAATCACTTCAGCAGCCG is from Candidatus Palauibacter scopulicola and encodes:
- a CDS encoding HU family DNA-binding protein, which gives rise to MTKADLVEQAADALRGRVTKRDCALVVDAFLDAVKDTLVGGDNIEIRGFGTFKVRHRKARTARNPRTGEAVAVPPRVAPVFKPSNHFSSRVGRGAGGSGTE